Below is a window of Macadamia integrifolia cultivar HAES 741 chromosome 8, SCU_Mint_v3, whole genome shotgun sequence DNA.
GTTCCTAAGAGACTCCTTATCCAACTCCAACCCAAATCTTGCATTGAACAATGAAAGTATTTGTGCCCATGCTTCTTTCCTAAATGCATTACCAACCTTATATCCTCTATTGACTTGATCCATCATCAACTCGATGAAATATCTGTCCATTGGTGGTGTCCATTTAGTCTTCATACGATCATTAGTAGGAGGATCTTGGTCATCCATTCCTTCAAACTGAGAAGACCTATCAATACAAAAAAACATGACATAATTGGAACACACATGCCCAAATCTACACCATGCAAATGCCACGCTAACAGATATGTATCAAGTAAtcaaccacaaaaaaaaaaaaaaaaaaaaaaaaaaaaaaaaaaaagaagaagaagaataaagaaagagacCAAGACAGAATGGTATCTTTTCAATTTGGCATCACCTTACCACACCTGGATCTCCATGGGCAGCAGCAGACACAGCTGCAGATTGTGACCCTCCCGGTGCCCCAGCTATCTTCACTGCCGGACTGCTGTCAAGGTTCACATCATGCACCAAGCAGTTGACTGTTCCATTGGCAGTTTCATTTCCATAGATGATGCACAGGTCTTTATAGTTTAGGAGAGTCTTGGTTCTATATGATCGTGCTTCAGGATGAACCTACGAATCATACAGTAAGCCAATGGCAATTGAACAATGCACAGCATATAAGTACATGAAAAGTCGCAGAAAAtgcataaataagaaaagacaCCTTAAGATAATCATCCCAGACTTGATCTTCAGCTGTCACCATTTGTCTTGTTTCATCCCAGCAAAACCCACCATGGTCAAGAAGCGTTTTGATAGCATTGTATTGCAACCTCAACTTTTTGTGGCGATTCCTCAATACCTCCTTGTCCAACTGGAATCCAAATTTGGAATTGAACAATGCAACCATATCTTCCCATGCTTTTTTACGAAATATATTGCCATTCTTGTAGCCTCTGTGAACTTGCTCTATCATTATGTCAACGAAATAACGATCCATTGTTGGAGTCCAATTGGTCCTTGAACGCTCACTACTACTGGGAAATTGAGTATCCATTCCCTCAACAACTTGAAACAACCTAAAACAATTGCAACTATTACCATGTAATGGAAACATAAATACAGGAGCCACACTAGCCTAATTCACTTGAATTACAAGTTTTCGACAAAGAAAGATGACATTATAGCTTTGAATTTTTTCCTATACCTCACCACGGATTGATCCTTGTGGCCAAAGGAGATAGCCGGCGAATGCAGACTTTTGGTTGCTACAGCTGTTTTCATAACTGGGGTGTTGTAAGCAGTCTTTACATCCTGCCCTGAACCCTCACATCTACCATCAGCAGTTTCGCTCCCAAAGATTGCACACAAATCACTATAATTTGGGAATGATTTTCTTCTGTATGATTGTGCTTCAGGGTGTGCCTAAAAGTATCATATCTTAGCCACAGGATCTAACAAAAGCATTATAAAAACTATTAGAACTGAATGAACAAGAAAGGCACCTTGAGATACTCATTCCAGACATGATCATCTGCAGTGACCATTTTTCGTCTCTCATCCCAGTGAAACCCGTTATGGTCAAGAAGAGTTTTCACAGCATTATGTTGTAGCCTCAACTTTTTCGATCGGTTTCGTAGGATCTCCTTATCCACTTGTAACCCAACAAATTTTCTATTGAATGAAGCAACCATATCGTCCCATGATTTTTTCTGAAATGTATTGCGAATCTTATAACCTTTACGCACTTGTTCTAGCATAATGTCAATAAAATACCGGTTCATTGCCGGCGTCCATATAGTTCTAAGGCGATCAGTACTGGGTGGGGCTTGGTTATCCTTTCCTTCTACAAacaaagaagggaaggaagaacaacaaataaaaaataatcagtACACACAAGAAGCAATGCTTCCAGACATCGAAGATATTAGTAACAGTAGCCAGTAGAGAGAACATAATTACTCAAAATTTCACAGAACGGAAGAGCTTCTAATTAGggagagacaacttgggtaaagAACAGGTTGTAACTGGGATAAGAGCATTTAGAACTAAATCAGTGTCCCACATACATATAAATCAATATAAACAAAAG
It encodes the following:
- the LOC122086442 gene encoding uncharacterized protein LOC122086442 isoform X3 — encoded protein: MEEQMEPCTVEVSLASNGQNDEVEKKQPFTVPEEVLLASNEQNDRLERIKSEDNKVLPDEGGLQNGFSLETSTGIKPEIECSTVQHEVFLFCDDQNDKAKQFGNEVDTLVTNGGLEVDFTQEGKTGIEHQVESSGVEQEILLQTDEHNDKDELVGSADNTVIPDEGSWPNDYTLESWTEGKDNQAPPSTDRLRTIWTPAMNRYFIDIMLEQVRKGYKIRNTFQKKSWDDMVASFNRKFVGLQVDKEILRNRSKKLRLQHNAVKTLLDHNGFHWDERRKMVTADDHVWNEYLKAHPEAQSYRRKSFPNYSDLCAIFGSETADGRCEGSGQDVKTAYNTPVMKTAVATKSLHSPAISFGHKDQSVVRLFQVVEGMDTQFPSSSERSRTNWTPTMDRYFVDIMIEQVHRGYKNGNIFRKKAWEDMVALFNSKFGFQLDKEVLRNRHKKLRLQYNAIKTLLDHGGFCWDETRQMVTAEDQVWDDYLKVHPEARSYRTKTLLNYKDLCIIYGNETANGTVNCLVHDVNLDSSPAVKIAGAPGGSQSAAVSAAAHGDPGVVRSSQFEGMDDQDPPTNDRMKTKWTPPMDRYFIELMMDQVNRGYKVGNAFRKEAWAQILSLFNARFGLELDKESLRNRYRKLRMQYNALKTLLDHGGFRWDETRQMVTADDNVWDDYLKGHPEARSYRTKTVPNYNDLCVIYGHPTTDGRHSCSGPDVDHDEKPGMEIEVWEEPISPISAGRGDPLIDTQESSSQSDEAMDISNQRNKRPFALPSTMEHSRKRQRLSDQSMVDALREMAIAVTSLANKKENDSSNTLENVVNALKAIPDVDEDLFLDACDLLEDEQKAKMFLALDATIRKKWLMRKLRP
- the LOC122086442 gene encoding L10-interacting MYB domain-containing protein-like isoform X4, yielding MEEQMEPCTVEVSLASNGQNDEVEKKQPFTVPEEVLLASNEQNDRLERIKSEDNKVLPDEGGLQNGFSLETSTGIEHQVESSGVEQEILLQTDEHNDKDELVGSADNTVIPDEGSWPNDYTLESWTEGKDNQAPPSTDRLRTIWTPAMNRYFIDIMLEQVRKGYKIRNTFQKKSWDDMVASFNRKFVGLQVDKEILRNRSKKLRLQHNAVKTLLDHNGFHWDERRKMVTADDHVWNEYLKAHPEAQSYRRKSFPNYSDLCAIFGSETADGRCEGSGQDVKTAYNTPVMKTAVATKSLHSPAISFGHKDQSVVRLFQVVEGMDTQFPSSSERSRTNWTPTMDRYFVDIMIEQVHRGYKNGNIFRKKAWEDMVALFNSKFGFQLDKEVLRNRHKKLRLQYNAIKTLLDHGGFCWDETRQMVTAEDQVWDDYLKVHPEARSYRTKTLLNYKDLCIIYGNETANGTVNCLVHDVNLDSSPAVKIAGAPGGSQSAAVSAAAHGDPGVVRSSQFEGMDDQDPPTNDRMKTKWTPPMDRYFIELMMDQVNRGYKVGNAFRKEAWAQILSLFNARFGLELDKESLRNRYRKLRMQYNALKTLLDHGGFRWDETRQMVTADDNVWDDYLKGHPEARSYRTKTVPNYNDLCVIYGHPTTDGRHSCSGPDVDHDEKPGMEIEVWEEPISPISAGRGDPLIDTQESSSQSDEAMDISNQRNKRPFALPSTMEHSRKRQRLSDQSMVDALREMAIAVTSLANKKENDSSNTLENVVNALKAIPDVDEDLFLDACDLLEDEQKAKMFLALDATIRKKWLMRKLRP
- the LOC122086442 gene encoding uncharacterized protein LOC122086442 isoform X2, with protein sequence MEEQMEPCTVEVSLASNGQNDEVEKKQPFTVPEEVLLASNEQNDRLERIKSEDNKVLPDEGGLQNGFSLETSTGMEQEVGPFTVQQETLLTSDEKNDKVEQARSEANTLIPDEGSLQNDCISESEIGIEHQVESSGVEQEILLQTDEHNDKDELVGSADNTVIPDEGSWPNDYTLESWTEGKDNQAPPSTDRLRTIWTPAMNRYFIDIMLEQVRKGYKIRNTFQKKSWDDMVASFNRKFVGLQVDKEILRNRSKKLRLQHNAVKTLLDHNGFHWDERRKMVTADDHVWNEYLKAHPEAQSYRRKSFPNYSDLCAIFGSETADGRCEGSGQDVKTAYNTPVMKTAVATKSLHSPAISFGHKDQSVVRLFQVVEGMDTQFPSSSERSRTNWTPTMDRYFVDIMIEQVHRGYKNGNIFRKKAWEDMVALFNSKFGFQLDKEVLRNRHKKLRLQYNAIKTLLDHGGFCWDETRQMVTAEDQVWDDYLKVHPEARSYRTKTLLNYKDLCIIYGNETANGTVNCLVHDVNLDSSPAVKIAGAPGGSQSAAVSAAAHGDPGVVRSSQFEGMDDQDPPTNDRMKTKWTPPMDRYFIELMMDQVNRGYKVGNAFRKEAWAQILSLFNARFGLELDKESLRNRYRKLRMQYNALKTLLDHGGFRWDETRQMVTADDNVWDDYLKGHPEARSYRTKTVPNYNDLCVIYGHPTTDGRHSCSGPDVDHDEKPGMEIEVWEEPISPISAGRGDPLIDTQESSSQSDEAMDISNQRNKRPFALPSTMEHSRKRQRLSDQSMVDALREMAIAVTSLANKKENDSSNTLENVVNALKAIPDVDEDLFLDACDLLEDEQKAKMFLALDATIRKKWLMRKLRP